TCCCCCTTTCCCCCAAAAAAAAACCATTGATGCAGACAACGGACGCCCATCCGAACCTCACCCCACGTCCCTATCGCAAAATCCTCTCCCGAATCGGTTTCCTCACCGCAGGCCTGCTGCTGGGTGCGGGGCTGATGAGGTGGTATGATGCTGCCGATACGGAGGAGCACCAAGTGCTGGCCGCTTACGGACAGCAGCACCGCTCCGGCCCCTGGGGGGAGATTTATTCCACGCCATTCTCCATCTCCGCGCCCGAGGAGCTGCTGCCTCTGCGCAAGCTGGAGGAAAGCGGCACGCGGTGGCTGTTTCCCAATATGCACTACAGCGAGGTGGAGCGGCTGCTGGAAGCCACCGGCCTGCCCAGGAGCCTGGTGGCTGAGCTGACGGAGCCGGGCGTGCTGGAGCAGACCCCCTCAGGCATGGAGATGAAGCCCTCCGCCAAGACGCTGATGGCGCTGCCTGCCGGGCCGCGCAAAAAGCTCTATCAGGCGGTGCTGGAGCATCCCATGAACCGCGGGCAGATTATTTTCATTCACAAGGACACACTGGGAGACCGCTTTGGCCGCACCCATGGCGGCGAGCACACGCTGATGCTTTTCAAGCAGCTGTGCTGCGAGCACGGGGACTACCTGGTCTTCAGCGGTCTGTCGGCCGTGCTGGAGCAGCTGCCCACCTATGAGGAAAAGCGTGACTTCATGCGCGGGCTGACCAGCCAGCGCACGCTGACGCTGAGGGTGCACATCAAACCCGGGGAAGACACCTCAGACCTGGCCAACTACTGGGGCAAGGGCATGAAGGGCACGGATGTGCGCACGATCTTTGAATCGATCGCCGCCACACCCACGGGGGGCATGCTGGGAGTCATCAACATGCTGCCGCCGCTGCCGTCTTCGCAGATGTTTCTCTACCCCATGCCGGACAATCCGCTGAACGGCCCCGCACCGATCCGCGACTGCCACTGGACTTCATTTAACTTCTTCAATGACGTGGCGGAGCCGGAGCTGGGAAATCAGGATTTCTACATGCAGAAGCTGAAGGAAGAGTACATCCCGGCGGCGGGGGATCCGCGCTACGGGGACATCGCCCTCTTCACCAAGCCCTCAGGGGCCATCGTTCATTCCGCCGTGTACATTGCCGACGATATCTTCTACACCAAGAACGGCGCCACCTTCACCTACCCCTGGATGCTGGAGACGCTGCCAGACCTGATCAAGCAGTACTCGTTTCAGGTGGAGCCGGGAGAAAAACTGGTTGTGAGCTACTTCCGGAACAAGAACATGTAGCCGCATGGCGGACTATGAAGAACTGCGCAGCCTGCTGCGCCAAAGGCTGGAGATCATTGCGGATCATGCGTTTCGTGACCGCGATGCGGCGGCGCATCTTGAGGCGCTGAAGCAGGTGTCGGAGGGCATCATGGCCCAGCACCAGCGGCTGCGGGCGCAACTGCCGCCACGGCTGAATCATTTCCTGACGCAGGCGAGTTTTTCGAAGGCGCTGGAATATCTGGATAGCTCGGAGGCTTGAGCGCGTTCAAGTCGGGCAGCCAATCATGAACCGACTACGCCTTTTCACCTCCCTGCTGTGCCTCTCCCTGGCATCCCTGGCCGCTGCGGCTGACAAGCCGAACATCATCTTCATCCTGTGCGATGATCTGGGCTACGGAGATGTGAAGTGCCTGAACCCCGAGGGCAAGATCGCCACGCCGAACTTTGACCGGCTGGCCAAGGAGGGCATGATCTTCACGGATGCGCACTCCGGCTCCAGCGTGTGCACGCCCACGCGCTATGGCGTGATGACCGGGCGCTACGCCTGGCGCTCCAAGCTGCAGAGCGGCGTGCTGGGCGGCCTGAGCCCGCGCCTGATCGAGCAGGGAAGACTGACGACACCTGCGATGCTGAAGCAGCAGGGCTACTCGACGCACTGCGTGGGCAAGTGGCACCTGGGCATGGACTGGGTGCGCACCGGAGAGGTGGAGGAGCTGAGCATCGAGAAGGCGGAACACGTGAAGAATGTGGACTACACCAAGCCGATCACGAACGGGCCGACGAGCGTGGGCTTTGACACCTACTTTGGCATCAGCGCCTCGCTGGACATGGTGCCGTACTGCTTCATCGAAAACGATCACGTGACCGTGAACCCGACGGAGATGATGAAGCTGGCGATGAACAAGGGCGGCCCCGGGGGCTACACGCGCGAAGGGCCGGGGGCGCCGGGCTTCCGTGGCGAGGATGTGCTGCCCACCTTCACGCGCGAGGCGAAGAAAGTCATCGAGGCCAAGGCGAAAGCGAAGGCCCCCTTCTTCCTCTACCTTCCTCTCAATTCACCGCACACGCCCATCCTGCCGAGCGAGAAGTGGCAGGGGAAGAGCGGGATCAGCCTGTATGCGGACTTTGTGATGGAGACGGACGATGCGCTGGGCCAGATCATGCGCGTGACGGAGGAGACGGGCATCGCCAAGGACACGCTGATCATCATCACCAGCGACAACGGCTGCTCTCCGAGCGCGGACTACCCCAAGCTGCTGGCGGCGGGGCACAACCCCAGCTACAACATGCGCGGACACAAGGCGGACATCTTTGACGGTGGCCACCGCGTGCCCTTCATCGTGCGCTGGCCTGCCAAGGTGAAGGCGGGACAGACCTCGTCGCAGCTCGTGTGCCTCACGGATTTCATGGCCACCGCTGCGGAAGTGGCAGGAGCCAAGCTGCCGGAGAATGCGGCAGAAGACAGCTTCAGCATCCTGCCGGCACTGCTGGGAGAATCCGGCAAGCCGGTGCGGCAGAGCGTGATCCATCATTCGATCAATGGCTCCTTTGCTTTGCGTGAAGGGGACTGGAAGCTGGAGCTCTGCGCAGGGTCAGGCGGCTGGAGCGATCCGCGCCCCGGCAGCCCCGGAGAGAAAGGTCTGCCAGACACACAGCTTTACAATCTGAGGGCGGACATCGCTGAGAAGGACAACCTGCAGAGCAGCGAACCCGAGGTGGTAAGAAAGATGACGGCGGCGCTGGAGAAGATCGTGAGTGACGGTCGCAGCACGCCCGGAGCACCGCAGCAGAACGCGGTGCCCGTGGTGCTGAGGAAGCCCACACCGGCTGCGGCTGCGAAAGGGAAGGGCAAGGGAAAAGGTAAAGCCAAGGCAGCGGCGAATTGAATGGGGCTTACAGTCGTGCGGTGTGCTTTGTCGGCGTTGCACGGCTTGAAAGCACAAGCCGACGGAGGGGGATCATCTTGATCCCCGCACATGCAGTGTGTTTGCGGAGGGATCGAGAGCCTTGGTCTTTGCGTGAGCGTGTGGGATCGGGACCACTCCTCCAGAGCGTTGGCAGGAGAGAATGGGATTCGTTTTCAGCAGCGCGTGTCATAGGCTCACCGCTTACCAAGCGTCTGCAGTGATGAAATGCATGATCTGCAGAAGGAAATATAGACGTGTGGTGGTCATGGTGGCATGTCAGGTCTGTATCTGATCATTTCATGCGCAATCCCGAGGACCAACGATATCTCATCGCCCAGACCGTGCTGCAGGTGCGCAGCCAGCACGCCACCTCCCGCCGCGCGCTTGCGGACGCCCTGCGCCTCTCGCCGACGACCGCCGGGCTGTATGTGGACCATTTGATAGCCTCCGGCTACCTGCATGAAAACGGGCTGGAGAAAGCGCCGATGGGCCGCCCGAAACGCCTGCTGACCACCAATGCGCAGGCGGGATGGTTTGCGGGGATCGAGTTCAATGCGGAGCGCATCCAGGCGGTGAGCGTGGATTTCTCCGGCCACAAGACCGCCAAGCGCATCGTCAGCCTGCCGGAGTCTGTGACACCGGCCAGGGTCGTCTCCGAGATCAAGAGCACGATCAGTGAGCTGGCCCAAAATGCCACAGGACCGCTGCTGGGCATCGGCATCGGAGTGCCGGGCCTTGTTGATCCCGGCGCGGGCATGGCCCACGAGTACGCCTTCATTGAAGGCTGGAAGGATGTGCCGCTGGTGCAGATGCTGCAGGAGAAAGTGGGCGCCATCGTCACGATGGACAACAACCTGCGCGTCATCGCGCTGGCGGAGCGCTGGTTTGGCGGCGCGTCGGAGCTGGCAGACTACGTCATTCTCGGGCCACGCAGCGGGTTTGGCTGCGCCATTGTCATCGGCGGGCGGGTGATCACCGGCTCCTCCTACGGAGCAGGCGAGGTGGGGCGCTGGCCCTGGGGCGAAGGCGGGGAGGTGCATGATGTGCTCTCCTCTCCGGCGGTGTGGAGACGGCTGACAGGCAAAAGCAAACGCGCCAGCCTGCCCCCGGACCTGCATGCTGCGCTGGCGGCTCTGGCCGGACAGCGTGGCGAGGAGCGGGACGCCATCGTGAAGGACTATGCACGCGTGCTCTCCAGCATGCATCTGCTGCTGGACAGTCACACGTGGATCCTGCACGGGCCGCTGACGGCGCTGGGAGATGAGTTTTGCGCAGACATCGTGGCGGCGGCCTCGCGCATGGCACCGGCACTGCGGGGCAAGCGCATCCGCCTGCTGCGTTCGCAGCTGGGAGACAATGCCGGCGCGCTCGGTGCCGCGAGCCTGGCCATGGAAAAGTGGGCGCCGTGATGGGGCGGCTCTGCGCAATGACTGCCGATGGGACGAGGCCTTGGGGTGCTTCGGAGGGTGGGGGCTTTGATGACTGCGGAGCGGTGGGCAATGGCGGTGCGTTGAGGGATCGGGACAATCCCTCTCCTCCAATCCATGTACGCGGCGAAGCTCTGGCGGAGTGGGATCGTCCCGATCCCACACGCTCCCGCATTGGCCAGCGTTTTCGATCCATCCGCGAACAGGCTGCATGTGCGGGGATCAAGATGATCCCCCTCCGTCGGCTCGTGCTTTCGTGCTTTCACACCGGCAGCGTGGTGCCAGGAATGGCCACAGGATACCAGCCGTCGGCATCGGGTTTGACCGGTGGCTCAGTCTGCCAGGTGATGTTGTCAGGGGCCAGTTTTTCCTGGGAATTCAGCGCCTGCTCCCAGGTGATGACCTGTCCGGTGTAGGTGGCCATGCGGCCCATCACTCCCATGAGGGAGCTGTAGGCGGCGTATTCGGCATCGATGCGCACCTTGCCGGTGCGGATGTTTTCAAAGAAGGCGTCGTGCTCAAGCTGATAGGCGTCGTTTTTGATGCGCGTGCGCTTGCCGCCCGGAGGCTGGCCATTGATGAGGAAGCGGCCGCCATCGCCGAGATCGGCCACGCCCTTGGTGCCGTGGAAGTGCTCGCTGACACTACGCGCGCATTTGCCGCCGATCTGGCAGCACTGGCTGAGCAGGCGGTAGCCGCCTTCGTATTCAAACTCCACGGTGTGGTGGTCAAAGATGGTGCCGTTTTCGCGTTTGTTGCGCACAGAGCGTCCGCCCTGGCCCACGGCGCGCAGGGGCATCCGGCCCTGCACCGCCCAGTTGGCCACGTCGAGGTTGTGGCAGTGCTGCTCCAGGATGTGGTCTCCGCTCATCCAGGTGAAGAAATACCAGTTTCTGATCTGGTAGTGCATCTCGCTCTCTCCGGGCTGGCGTGGAAAGCCGGGGCGGGAGGTGCCGTTCCAGTACACGCGGCCAAAGAGCAGGTCGCCGATCTCGCCGCCGTGGAGGCGCTGCATCATGTCGATGTAGGCGGGATCGTAGCGGCGCTGAAAGCCCACGCAGACATTGAGGTTCTTCTTTTTGGCCTCTTCCGCAGCGGCCAGCACACGGCGCACGCCTGCGGCATCCACGGCCACGGGCTTTTCCATGAACACATGCTTTCCCGCCTTCACGGCCTGCTCAAACAAAAACGGCCTCGGCCCCGGCGGCGTGCCGATGAGCACCACATCCGCGATCTGCATGACCTTGCTCCAGTCCTCAAACTGCGTGAAGACCTGGTCCGGCGGCACGTCCACCTGGCCCTCGTGTTTCTGCTTGAGGATGTCGAGCGCGGCCTGGGCCTTGCCTTCGAGCGGGTCCAGCACGGCCACGAGCTTGATGGTGGAGCCTGCGGAGAGCGCCTGATTGCAGGCACCGGTGCCGCGGCCGCCGCAGCCGATGAGGGCTATCTTGATGTCGCTGCTGCCACCGGAGGCAAAGGCATGCGTGGCGGCAGACATGGCCGCTGCGGTGGTGGTGGCGAGGAAGGAGCGGCGCGTGGGAGTGTCCATGGCTGGCGTGGGTGCAGAGAGGCGGAAACGCGTGTGTGGGGTGTATATTTCAACACGGTCATCCCTTTGCTGGGGCAGAATCCGGACACTGTGAGAAAGATGAAGACGGGGATGGAGCCGCTGGACGCAGCATGCCAGCGCCCCGCAAAAGAAAGTGGTGGAAGGGGTGATATGGAAATCCACCCCGATGGTGCAGCTCAAGGCGAAAGAGAAAGAGACCCTGAAGACAAACTGGGTTCTTCGTATTAGGCTTGCCGTCGGGGGAAATCTAAGATTCACTCGCCTTATGCCTGCCACTGATGCGCCTTCTGATCTCCGCCGCTGGGTGAACCGCACGACGTTTGGCGTCTCGCCTGCGCTGCTGGAGGAGGTGACATCTGCCGGATGGGAAGGCTGGGTTCAGTCGCAGCTGGCTCCGAATGACAAGGCTGACTCAGACTGCCTGAAGCGCCTGAAAAATCTCCGGCTGCACATTGAATATGACGTGCAGCCCATGACGACCGCCGCTGCTGCGGGCACCAAGCCCATGATGACGGCGAAGGCCGCAGTCAAGGTGAACGAGGACCGTCCGCTGAAGCTGCTGGACCAGCCGCTGGAAAAGACCTTTTCCATGTATGGCGTAAATGAGGTGGACTACGTGGAAAAGAGCCGCGCCATGGAGGAGGTGATGATGTCCGCGCTGCTGCGTGCCGTGCACAGCCGCTGGCAGGTGCGCGAGATGCTGGTGGAGTTCTGGCACAACCACTTCAACGTGAACGCGGAGAAGGACGAGTCCGTGCTGCTGGCCATGCCCGCCTATGACCGCGATGTGATCCGGGCGCAGGCGCTGGGAAATTTCCGCGCCATGCTGCAGGGCGTGGCACAGAGCGCGGCCATGCTTTTCTATCTGGATGGTGTGGAGAGCAAGGCCAGTCCGGCGAATGAGAACTTTGCCCGCGAGCTCTTCGAGCTGCACACCTTTGGGGCTAGAAACTACCTCAACCATCTGTGCACCAAGTGGCGCGAGGTGCCCGGCGCACTGGAAGGCAAACCGGCGGGCTACATCGACCAGGACGTGTACGAGGCCGCGCGCGCCTTCACGGGGTGGACGGTGGAAAATGGCAATGAGGATGACGATGGCGTCAAGCGGCCCAACACCGGCAGGTTCATGGTGCGTGAGGCCTGGCACGATCCCTACCAGAAGCGCGTGCTCGGCGTGGAGTTTGACTCCCAGCGTCCGGCGCTGGAGGACGGTCTGCGGGTCATTGACCTCGTGGCGCGGCATCCGGCTACAGCGCACTTTATTTCTGAAAAGCTCTGCCGCCGCTTCGTCAGCGACGAGCCGCCGGAGACGCTGGTCAAAAAAGCGGCGGCGGAATTCACGGCTGCGCTGGATGCGCCGGATCAGATCGCGCGTGTGATGAAGGTGATCCTTCTGAGCCCGGAATACCGCAGTGCTCCGGCCACGAAGTTCAAACGCCCGCTGGAGTTTCTGGCGGGTTACCTGCGCGCCGTGGGCGCTGACTTCGCGCCGCGCATGGATGTGGTCTACCAGCTGGATGAGATGGGGCAGCGCCTCTTCCGCTGGCCCACGCCCACGGGGCATCCGGACAGCAGCGGCTACTGGCAGAGCGGCACCTTCCTGCTGCGGCGGTGGAATCTGCCGCTGGTGCTGCGGGATGAGAGCTGGAAGGGCATCGCCGCATTTCATTTTCTCACGCTGACACCCGCGGACTGCACCACGGCGGGTCAGGTGCTGGACCACTGGAGCGGGCGGCTGCTGGGCGGCAAAGTCGAAGGCCAAAGCCGTGCGGCGCTGCTGCAGGTGCTGATGGATGATGACGACGCCAAAGACGACAGCGAATTCAGCGGAGACGACAAGGACCGCGACGCACGCATCGGCTCATGCGTGGCGCTGATCGCGGCATCGCCGGAGTTTCAGTATCGTTGATTCAATCGCATGCAGATCTTTTTATGAACACGAACGCACATTCACTCACCCGCCGTGCGCTGCTGCGCGGGGCGCTCGGCACCTCGTGTCTCGCGCTGGGTGGCGGCATCCAGCGGCTGGCCTTTGCCGAAGACAGCTCCGCAGCCTCCGGGCGCGATCTGCTGGTGACGATCTTTCTACGCGGTGGCTGCGATGGGCTGGGCGTGCTGGCCCCGGTGGATGATGCGCACTACCGCGCGGCGCGGCTGGCCTCTCTGCGCATCGTGGAGAAAGGGGAGCGCCCGGGGCTCGCCATCAAAAACGGCCCCACGGACCAGGACTGGCGGCTGCACCCTGATGCTGCACCGCTGCGGGAGCTGTATGAGCACGGAGATCTGGCTCTGATCCACGCCTGCGGTCTGAAGAACGGCACGCGCAGCCACTTTGATGCTCAGGACATGATGGAGCGCGGCATCAACGAGCAGAAACACCTCGGGCTCGGCACCGGCTGGCTTACCCGCTTGCTGGAGACACTGCCCGGCACCGGAATGCTGCCGGGGCTGAGCGCGGACGGGGCCATGCCCGTGTCCCTGCTGGGCAGCACGCATGCAGCGGCCATCACCAACCTGCAGGACTTCAACTACTACGGCGATGACCGCCAGATGCGGGCGCTGCGCCTCATGCATGCGCAGAGCAGTGAAAAGGGCGCGGGCGGAAACCGCATGCTGACCCTGTTGCAGGAGGTGACGAAAAAGCTCCCCAAAAAACCGGACGGCAGTGTGGCCGGCTACGTGCCTGCCAAGGGGGTGACCTATCCCGAGAATGAGTTTTCGAATGCCCTCAGGACTGTGGCGCAGCTGGCCAAAATGGAGATGGGCCTGCAGGTGGCCGCGCTGAACTATGGCGACTGGGACACGCACTCGGGGCAGGATTACCGCCTGAATGATCTGGTGGCCAATCTGGCCGGGCCGCTGCACGCCTTCTACGCCGACATCTCCGCCCAGCGTCAGCGCACCACCATCGTGATCATGAGCGAGTTTGGCCGCCGGCTGAAATCGAATGAGAGCGGCGGCACGGATCACGGCCACGGCAATCTGATGTGGGTGCTGGGCAGCGGCATCAAAGGCGGGCGCTGCCACGGCACGTGGCCCGGGCTGGCAAACGGCCAGCTCGATGAGCATGCAGATCTGGCCATCACCACGGACTACCGCGAGGTGCTCGGGGAGGTGCTGCAGGCCCGCATGCGCGGGGCGGACGTGGGAAAAGTTTTTCCAGGCTTCAAAGCCGGACGGTCCCTGGGACTGGTGTGATCCGCAGCCCGGGCGGGAATATTGCTGAAAAAACGCGATACTTTTTTTCGTGCTTTCCCAAAGCGACCCGCTAACCTCGCGGCCTCGTTTCCCTAAACAAGCACTCACCATGAGCTACTCCTCACCCAAACTTCACAATGCAATGTGGCCCGGACTCGTCGGCAAAGGCGATGGCGAAGGCCAGGAACCCCCGATCAGCCTGGAAAAGATGCTGGACCTCACGGCTGCCGCAAATGTGAACGGCCAGAAGTTTGAGGGCATTGACTACTTCCTCTTCCTGCCGCACACCAATCCTGAGGCCAGCGACGACGAGATCAAGAAGATCGCCGACCTGATTGCGGGCAAGGGCTTCAGCGTGGGCTCCCTGGTGGCCCCCGTGTGGCCGGGCACCGTGGGTGATTCCGCCATGGGCGACGACGCCCAGCAGGAGAAATTCCTCAGCGCGGTGAAGATGGCCTGCCGCATCGCCAAGATCTTCAACAACCACGGCGTGCGCAAGTATGGCGTGATCCGCATCGACTCCGCTGAATTTGGCGTGGGCAAGTGGCGCGAAAATCCGAAGGCCAACACGGCCCGCATCGTGGACACCTTCAAGAAGGCCGCCCAGATCGCCGCCGACAATGGCGAGCGCCTGGCCGCCGAAGGCGAAATCTGCTGGGCTGGCATGCACTCCTGGAAGGACATGCTGGACGTGCTGGAAGGCGTGGGCATGCCAAACGCCCTGGGCTTCCAGGCCGACCTGGCCCACACCTACCTCTACACCCTGGGCTACAACGCCCCCGAGCACGCCCTGCTCAAGGAAGGCTACAGCGACGCCGAATTCTGGGCCGCCTATGAGAAGATGACCGACGCGCTCCGCCCCTGGACGATCGACTTCCACGTGGCGCAGAACGACGGCACCGTGCACGGCGCCGGCTCCCACGACAAGACCGGCAAGCACTGCCGCGCTGACGATCCGAACGGCAAGCTGGACATCACCAAGGCCTCCGGCTACTGGCTCAAGGACGCCGCCGCTCGTGGCATCAAGCACATCTGCTGGGATGGCTGCATGTTCCCGAACGCCGTGCTGGAAACGCCAGACACCTGGAACAAGATCCTGGACGCCATGATCAAGGTGCGCGACGCCCACGGCTGGTAAACCCAGGCCCGCAGGCTGAACTGCTCAAATCCAACGCCGCAGAGTTTCACCGCTCTGCGGCGTTTTGTTTTCACCACCACCGCATGCATCGTCTCCTTGTCATGCTGCTCATGCTGGCCTCCTGTGCGCGCATGAGCGCCCCTGTGAAGCTGCCGCCTGAGTTTGCCGCCGTGCTGCCGAAAGCATGCCGGCAGGTGCTGCATGTGGCTGCGGCAGACCCGCAGACCTCGGCGGCGGAGCTGAGGATGCTGGAACGCGTGGCGGGGGATGAATGGCATGCGGCGGGGGCGGGCATCAAAGTACGCATCGGCCGCAATGGCATGGCCTGGGGGCATGGTGAATTCGGGCTCAAGGCACCGGAGGGCTGGCGAATCAAAAAGGAAGGCGATGGCTGCGCACCGGCGGGTGTGTTTCGCATCACGCAGGCGTTTGGAGATGGACCCAAGCCAGGCTGGATGAAGCTGCCTTATCTGCCATGCAGCGCGCACCACTGGGGCATCGATGATGTGAACTCCAGGCACTACAACCAGATCGTGGATGATCGTGTGGTGGCGTGTGACTGGACCGGGCCGGAGACGATGGTGCCGAGCAGCGGCTGCTACCGGCTGGGCGCGGAGATCGCGCATAATCCTCACCACACACCGGGTCTGGGCTCCTGCATTTTTATGCATATCTGGCTGGGGAAAAACACGGGCACGGCTGGGTGCACGGCCATGGCTGAAATCAATTTGAGCAAGGTGCTGGCCTGGCTGGACCCAGCGGCGCAGCCCTGTCTGGTGCAGGGGGTGGTGAGGCCGTGACATGCGGTGCTGCGCGTGAAATGTGCCGAGGGGGCGTGGCGTTGGTTTGGGGCTGCCTGCGGCGGGCGTCTGCCGGGCTGCGGCGTGTGTTTCCAACTTTGTTTTTTCCTGCCATGAAGATGTCTGTGTTTCTGCGACGAGGTGGTTTTGCAGCGGTAATGCTGATGACGGTGCTGCTGCGTGCACAGGAGCCGGTAGCCGGACAGCGGGCGGAGGTGACGCGGGATCTGTGGGTGTCGGCCTACCCGACGGAGGTGGAGGGCAGCAACGGGGGCTCGCCCCGGCTGAAGCTGAAGGGGATTCAGGAGTTCTTTCTGGTGGATCTCGATGCCGCGCCCCTGAAAGGCCGCAGGGTGCGCAAAGCGCAGCTGCATGTGCGGCTGCAGAGCAAGGAGCATCCGCTGGGGCGCACGACGGTGTCCACCATGGCGGAGGAGTGGCATGAGGGTAATGGCACAGGCTACCAGAAAGTGGTGGGGGCCAGCTCCTTTGCCTGGGCGCGCACCGGCGAGGCGCGCTGGGCCAAGGACGCGCCGGACATGACGGCGGTGATCAATGGCGAGGGCGGCTCGCTGTGGGGCTTTGGGGAGGCGAGCGCGCCGGATGCCGAGGGCTGGCAGGTGATCCCGGTGGCGCCCGAGGTGGTGCAGGCACGCATTGACGGCAAGTCGTTCGGCTTTGCGGTGATGGACGATGTGGGCAGCGAGTATGAGCGCGAGGGGAACTCGTTTAAGTACCTGCCGCAGCTGAACCGCTACGTGAGCAGCCGTGAAGACCGGCGGGACAGCCGGCCGTTTTTTACGCTGTGGCTGGAGGACGCTTATTCCGGGTCCAAGATGGTGAATGCGCCTGCAAAAGCGGGGCCGGTGCAGCCGGTGGAGCTGCCGCCGCTGGTGGCTGATGAAGGAGTGGATGAGGCGCTGCCGCTAGTGTGCCGGGACGAGTATGGCGAGCCGCTGAAGGCACTGCGGCTGCATGCGGCCAAGGGGGAGGCGGTGGGCTTCATGCTGAGTGCGCGGCCTGCGGAGGTGCAGGTGGTGCTGCCAGGTGTGGAGGTGCGGCTGCATGCGCTGCCGCTGGCGGGTGGGGTGCAGGACCCGCTGGTGCCTGCGGGGCGCAAGGCAGACGGCACGGGAGCGGATGCGCAGGCGCTGGCTGCGGCGGACACGTATGTGGAGCTGCGCGTGCCGAAGTCGGCCACGGCAGGCGGGTGCACGGGCTCGGTGAGCGTGGCGGGGCGAACCGCGCCACTGCGGCTGCAGGTGTGGAATTTCACGCTGCCGGACAGGCTGTCCTTTCTGGCGCAGATGAATGCGTACGGGCTGCCAGGACATGTGAGGGAGTATTACCGGCTGGCACACGAGCACCGCACGGTGCTGAATCAGCTGCCCTATGGCTGGACGGGGAAACTGGATGAGCCGCAGCCGGTGATCGGTGCGGACGGGCGCTGGGACTGGCGGGCGTATGACGAGGCCTTTGGCCCGCTGCTGGACGGCAGCGCGTTTGAGGGACTGCCGCGTGCGGGCGTGCCGGTGGACGCGTGGTACCTGATGCTGAACGAGAACTGGCCGATGAAGCATGACGCGCACTTTCGCGGCGGCTACTGGATCGAGGACGCGTATGACACGGGCTACTGGCAGGAGTTTCGGCAGTCTGCGGCGGAGGTGGCGCGGCACTTTGAGGAGAAGGGCTGGACGGAGCCGATGGTGGAGTTTTACCT
This DNA window, taken from Prosthecobacter vanneervenii, encodes the following:
- a CDS encoding L,D-transpeptidase family protein is translated as MHRLLVMLLMLASCARMSAPVKLPPEFAAVLPKACRQVLHVAAADPQTSAAELRMLERVAGDEWHAAGAGIKVRIGRNGMAWGHGEFGLKAPEGWRIKKEGDGCAPAGVFRITQAFGDGPKPGWMKLPYLPCSAHHWGIDDVNSRHYNQIVDDRVVACDWTGPETMVPSSGCYRLGAEIAHNPHHTPGLGSCIFMHIWLGKNTGTAGCTAMAEINLSKVLAWLDPAAQPCLVQGVVRP